GGGTCAGCGTCACGATAGCGCGCATACGTCGGATAGGGATCGCCCAGCAGCACCGTGTCGACGGGATCGAAGCGTGGCAGGTCGACCTTGTGCGGAGTCTCGACGGTCATTCTTGGGCCCTTCCCCAACTGTGGTTGTCGGCAGCTGGGGCAGCCGACATCTCCGAGACGCATCCCAAGTTTGGATCTGCGTACAAACCGTTCAATTCAGCTGCAGCACAGTATGGTTCAGCGATGAGCTGTGCCGCCAACGCCGCTCCCGGCAATGCCAACCGGCTGTCGTGCGCGATCGAAAGCGCCAGCCAGAGATCCTTGTAAGTCAGGTCAGCGACTCCTTGGACACCGCCGGCCTGATAGTGCGCAGCCGTGTGACCTATCGTGAGCCAGTTCTCGGCTACCCAGCTGCTTGCCGCCCCGTGGCCGAGCAGGCCAAGCATCTGATCGGCCGGGATTCCGTTTGCGCTAGCGAAGGACAACGATTCGTGGACGGCCCGCATGGTCATCGCAATGCCGATGTTGTTCGCCAGCTTCGCCAGTTGACCGGCGCCGGACGCTCCCAGGTGGGTGATCGTCGTCCCAATGGCGTCGAGAACCGGACGGCAGGTTTCAACGGCCGCCGCCGAACCTCCGACCATGACCGACAACGCACCCGAGGCTGCCGCGGCAGGACCCCCGGTGACCGGTGCGTCAAGGACCTCGATTCGTTTGGTGGCAGCCACCGCCGACAGCCGGCGGCACGTGTCCGGGTGAATTGTGCTGTGCACCAAAATGATAGAGCCGGACGCGGCCCGTTCGATGATTCCTGGCGATTCCGCATCACCGATCAGCAAGTTGGTGACCTGTTGATCATTGACGACTGCGATCTGAATGATGTCGCAACTTTGAGCCATCGACTCGACCGAAGCTACGCTGCGGGCACCGCACCGTTCGAGCCGTGTCATCGGCTCGTCGCGAAGGTCGAAGACCACCAAGTCGAGTCCGGCCAGGGCGACCCTGGTAGCCATCGGCTCGCCGAAGTTACCCAGTCCGATGAATCCGACCCGCAGCCCCGCGCTGTCCACGTGTCTTCACTCCCTCCCGATCGGGGGAATCGTCACGCGCAGGGCGAAATGACTCACTGCGATATGATATCGTGTTGCCGCATGAGCGTCAATTGGCCGGTCCCCGATCGCTACTGGCCCAGATCGCGTTCCCGCTCACGGAAATACGCCTCCGACAGCTGCGTGCCCAGTGCCGTCAGCGGCATGCTCGTCATCGTCTCTCTACTAATGCTCACCGAGTTCCACATCTCCTTGGACATCAACGGATAGATCGCATCCGAACTCGCCAGCGGGTGGTCCGAGAACATCGAATCGATCAGTCCCCAGGTTTCGGTCACCCACGACCGCCCGCTTGAGATATTCGCGGCCTGGATCAGTACCGATTCATCGAGCCCCTGACTCCGCGCGAAGCGAATTGCCTCCAGCACGATGAGGTGATTCATGTGAAGCATGACATTGTTGGCGATCTTGAGAGCCTGCCC
The DNA window shown above is from Mycobacterium sp. Aquia_216 and carries:
- a CDS encoding NAD(P)-dependent oxidoreductase; the protein is MDSAGLRVGFIGLGNFGEPMATRVALAGLDLVVFDLRDEPMTRLERCGARSVASVESMAQSCDIIQIAVVNDQQVTNLLIGDAESPGIIERAASGSIILVHSTIHPDTCRRLSAVAATKRIEVLDAPVTGGPAAAASGALSVMVGGSAAAVETCRPVLDAIGTTITHLGASGAGQLAKLANNIGIAMTMRAVHESLSFASANGIPADQMLGLLGHGAASSWVAENWLTIGHTAAHYQAGGVQGVADLTYKDLWLALSIAHDSRLALPGAALAAQLIAEPYCAAAELNGLYADPNLGCVSEMSAAPAADNHSWGRAQE